In one window of Mobula birostris isolate sMobBir1 chromosome 25, sMobBir1.hap1, whole genome shotgun sequence DNA:
- the aipl1 gene encoding aryl-hydrocarbon-interacting protein-like 1 has translation MEETYLTNVEGIKKTILHGGTGELPKFLTGSKVTFHFRTLKCDGDRTVIDDSKQVGRPMEIVIGNMFKLEVWEILISSMRIGEVAEFWCDVIHTGLYPNVAKSLRRIVEGKDPTDWHIHTCGLANMFAYHSLGYDDLDELQKEPQPLIFVIELLKVESPSAYKRETWAMNDDEKLKAVPLLHGTGNKLFKLGRYPEALAKYREGVICLKNLQVKLKPWEIQWLKLEKMVVTLVLNYCQCLLKMEEYYEVLEQTTDILNRHPGTVKAYFLRARAHAEVWNEAEAKADFEKVLEYDSGMTKSVRKELRILECRMRDKEEEEKLQFKRMFHK, from the exons ATGGAGGAAACATATCTTACAAATGTTGAAGGCATTAAAAAGACTATTCTTCATGGAGGAACTGGTGAGCTGCCAAAATTTCTCACAGGATCCAAA GTCACATTTCATTTTCGAACTTTAAAATGTGATGGAGATCGAACAGTCATTGACGACAGTAAACAAGTTGGCAGGCCAATGGAAATAGTTATAGGCAACATGTTTAAGCTGGAAGTCTGGGAAATCCTCATTTCTTCAATGAGGATTGGAGAGGTTGCTGAGTTCTGGTGTGACGTCATT CATACAGGCCTGTATCCAAATGTAGCCAAGAGCTTGCGTCGCATTGTTGAAGGAAAAGATCCAACAGACTGGCACATTCATACCTGTGGTCTTGCCAATATGTTTGCTTATCACAGCCTGGGATATGATGACCTGGATGAACTGCAGAAAGAACCTCAGCCGCTTATCTTTGTTATTGAACTATTAAAG GTTGAGTCACCAAGTGCTTACAAGCGAGAAACCTGGGCCATGAATGATGATGAGAAGCTTAAGGCTGTTCCTCTGCTCCATGGAACAGGAAATAAACTATTCAAGCTCGGCAGGTATCCAGAGGCACTGGCAAAATATCGTGAAGGGGTTATTTGCCTGAAGAACCTACAAGTAAAG CTAAAGCCCTGGGAGATTCAATGGCTGAAATTGGAGAAGATGGTTGTCACTTTAGTTTTGAACTACTGCCAATGTCTTTTGAAAATGGAAGAGTACTATGAAGTGTTGGAGCAAACAACGGACATCCTCAACAGGCATCCAG GTACTGTAAAAGCCTACTTCCTCAGGGCCAGAGCCCACGCTGAGGTATGGAATGAAGCGGAAGCCAAGGCAGATTTTGAGAAGGTTTTGGAGTACGACAGTGGAATGACCAAGTCAGTGAGGAAAGAGCTACGGATTCTAGAGTGCAGAATGAGAGATAAAGAAGAGGAGGAAAAACTTCAGTTCAAGAGGATGTTTCATAAATGA